The following proteins are encoded in a genomic region of Rhodoferax aquaticus:
- a CDS encoding methyl-accepting chemotaxis protein has translation MRLSNFKIGYRLTLMLVVILALMVGVGSLGVSEVRKSHQSMVSLNVDRVQPLAQLSAVMERSIESQLAASRALEQATPEAFGEALKTIATGNEVISSEWKAYASTLMTDEENRLIKEYLAAREIYLNSTFNPLVEAIRANDLAKGKEIDSRMGQAWLAVDTPLSALLKLQVDVAMQTVNEQDQRISSTLTMIWGLIGLACVLAAALGFILIRGITVPLSRAVEVARSMAAGNYNDAIGVPTQDETGVLLKAMGETQIALRAAAAAAAFNQRIRTALESVSSSVMIADAQHDIIFINKSVQTMFGAAENDMRKDLPNFNVSTLLGSNIDIFHKNPGHQREMLARMRDTVTTQTIVGGRIFSMVITPVFGDKSERVGTVVEWKDRTEEMTAREAELTLMGENTRIRNALEKCSTNVMIADANNHIIFMNDAIVQMMQRNEAELRKTLPQFDLRKLLGESIDVFHKNPAHQRNMLAALSTTYNTQIKIGGLTFSLSANPVIDPKGKRLGTVVEWKDMTAELAAREVELTQMRENTRIRNALDKCSTNVMIANASNHIVYMNEAAHQLMQRNEAELRKALPQFDARKLMDANIDVFHKNPAHQRGLLAALATAYKTQIKVGDLYFGLAANPVVDADGTRVGTVVEWTDRTAEVGMETALASIVKAASEGDFTQRLAETGQPGFFGTLSIGMNQLLDTSEKGLSDVAHVLAAFADGDLTQRIERDYLGLFGKVKDSVNTTADNLSRVMVEVRGAADALTGAANQVSSTAQSLSQAASEQAANVEETTASIDVMSASISQNSDNAKVTDGMAMKTSKEAVDGGEAVSQTVFAMKQIAAKIGIVDDIAYQTNLLALNAAIEAARAGEHGKGFAVVAAEVRKLAERSQEAAKEIGDLAGSSVSTAERAGKLLDEIVPSIQRTSELVQEIAAASAEQSESVSQIGGAMGQLSKATQQNASASEELAATSEELSSQAEQLQQSVSFFKVDNESPRVRSRAEPVSQERRGAPPRLGAPLGAGAVRGGSGNFKPY, from the coding sequence ATGCGTTTAAGCAATTTCAAGATAGGCTACCGACTTACGCTCATGCTAGTGGTCATACTGGCTTTGATGGTCGGCGTTGGCAGCTTGGGGGTATCAGAAGTACGTAAGAGCCATCAGTCCATGGTCTCGTTGAATGTGGACCGGGTGCAGCCCCTCGCCCAGTTGAGCGCCGTCATGGAGCGGTCTATTGAGAGCCAGCTTGCCGCGTCACGCGCCTTAGAGCAAGCGACACCTGAGGCTTTTGGTGAGGCGCTCAAAACGATTGCGACAGGCAATGAAGTGATCAGTAGTGAGTGGAAGGCGTATGCATCCACTCTCATGACAGACGAAGAGAATCGGCTCATCAAAGAGTACTTGGCTGCGCGCGAGATTTACCTCAACAGTACCTTTAACCCTTTGGTCGAGGCGATTCGCGCCAATGATTTGGCCAAAGGCAAAGAAATTGACAGCCGGATGGGCCAAGCTTGGCTCGCAGTGGACACGCCCTTGAGTGCACTGCTCAAGCTACAAGTCGACGTTGCTATGCAAACCGTTAACGAGCAGGATCAAAGGATCAGCAGCACTTTGACAATGATTTGGGGACTGATCGGCCTCGCTTGTGTGCTGGCCGCGGCCCTCGGTTTTATCCTCATACGAGGCATCACCGTCCCCTTGTCCCGCGCAGTTGAGGTTGCACGCTCCATGGCAGCTGGTAACTACAACGATGCAATCGGAGTCCCCACCCAAGACGAAACCGGCGTCCTTCTGAAAGCTATGGGAGAAACGCAGATCGCATTGCGTGCTGCTGCCGCCGCCGCCGCATTCAACCAACGTATCCGTACTGCTTTGGAATCCGTATCCAGTAGCGTGATGATTGCGGATGCGCAGCACGACATTATTTTTATCAATAAGTCGGTGCAAACGATGTTTGGCGCAGCAGAAAATGACATGCGCAAAGACTTGCCCAACTTCAACGTGAGTACGCTGCTGGGCAGCAACATTGATATCTTCCACAAGAACCCGGGCCACCAACGCGAGATGTTGGCTCGCATGCGAGACACCGTAACTACCCAGACCATAGTGGGGGGACGTATTTTCAGCATGGTGATTACCCCGGTCTTTGGCGACAAGAGCGAACGTGTGGGTACCGTGGTGGAGTGGAAAGACCGCACTGAAGAGATGACCGCGCGTGAAGCCGAACTTACGCTGATGGGTGAAAACACCCGCATTCGCAATGCGTTAGAGAAGTGTTCTACCAACGTCATGATCGCGGACGCAAACAACCACATCATCTTTATGAATGACGCGATCGTTCAAATGATGCAGCGCAACGAGGCTGAGCTACGCAAAACCCTCCCGCAGTTTGACCTCCGCAAGCTGTTGGGCGAAAGCATTGATGTTTTCCACAAGAACCCTGCCCACCAACGCAATATGCTGGCGGCTCTCTCCACGACTTACAACACGCAGATCAAGATCGGGGGCCTCACCTTTAGTCTGTCGGCCAACCCAGTCATCGACCCCAAAGGCAAACGCTTAGGCACTGTCGTTGAGTGGAAAGACATGACCGCAGAACTGGCCGCGCGCGAAGTCGAGCTGACGCAAATGCGTGAGAACACCCGCATTCGCAATGCCTTGGACAAGTGCTCGACCAATGTCATGATCGCAAACGCCAGCAACCACATTGTCTATATGAATGAGGCCGCTCACCAACTCATGCAGCGCAATGAAGCGGAGTTACGCAAGGCACTGCCTCAGTTCGATGCGCGAAAACTCATGGATGCGAATATTGATGTATTCCATAAGAATCCGGCGCATCAACGGGGTCTATTGGCTGCCTTAGCCACCGCCTACAAAACCCAAATCAAAGTGGGAGACTTGTATTTCGGACTGGCAGCAAATCCGGTCGTCGACGCCGACGGAACCCGCGTAGGTACCGTGGTGGAGTGGACTGACCGTACCGCCGAAGTCGGTATGGAGACTGCACTTGCCTCCATTGTGAAGGCGGCTTCAGAAGGAGACTTTACCCAACGATTGGCAGAAACCGGGCAACCAGGCTTCTTTGGCACATTGTCAATTGGCATGAACCAGCTCTTGGACACCAGTGAAAAAGGCCTCTCGGACGTAGCCCATGTACTTGCTGCCTTCGCAGATGGCGACTTGACGCAGCGCATTGAGCGCGACTACCTTGGCCTATTTGGCAAAGTGAAAGACAGCGTCAACACCACCGCAGACAACCTGAGCCGCGTGATGGTTGAAGTGCGTGGTGCCGCCGATGCTCTGACTGGCGCCGCCAACCAAGTGAGCTCGACGGCACAGTCACTGTCCCAAGCCGCTAGCGAACAAGCCGCCAATGTGGAGGAGACAACGGCTTCGATCGACGTAATGTCAGCGTCCATTAGTCAAAACAGTGACAACGCCAAAGTGACGGATGGCATGGCCATGAAGACGAGCAAAGAAGCGGTGGACGGTGGCGAAGCCGTGAGCCAGACGGTGTTCGCTATGAAGCAGATAGCTGCCAAGATTGGTATCGTGGACGATATTGCCTACCAGACCAACCTTTTGGCTCTGAACGCTGCGATAGAGGCCGCCCGCGCCGGAGAGCACGGCAAAGGATTTGCCGTGGTTGCAGCCGAGGTACGTAAGTTGGCAGAGCGCAGCCAAGAGGCCGCCAAGGAAATAGGCGACTTGGCGGGCAGCAGTGTGTCCACCGCCGAACGTGCGGGCAAATTGCTGGACGAAATTGTCCCCAGCATCCAACGTACCAGTGAGCTCGTCCAAGAGATAGCGGCCGCCAGTGCAGAGCAAAGCGAATCCGTTTCCCAAATCGGCGGCGCCATGGGGCAGCTCTCCAAAGCCACGCAGCAAAATGCATCGGCCTCCGAAGAGTTGGCAGCAACCAGTGAAGAGTTGTCCAGCCAAGCCGAGCAATTGCAGCAGAGTGTTTCATTCTTCAAGGTGGACAACGAAAGCCCCCGCGTACGTAGCCGAGCCGAGCCTGTCTCGCAAGAGAGGCGCGGTGCCCCTCCCCGCTTAGGCGCGCCACTAGGTGCAGGCGCTGTACGCGGTGGGAGTGGAAATTTCAAACCGTATTGA
- a CDS encoding chemotaxis protein: protein MKNTQHEIEERTKLAGNNKFELLLFRLGEAPHLAQRELFGINVFKVREVLVMPPVTALANAHEHLMGVANIRGQIIPVINLPAVVGCTPKKGLTILMVTEFGRTVQAFAVEDVREIVRLDWDQVLPAESSHAGALITGIARLDGATANTRLAQVLDVEQILKTVMPVTTEEISKEVVGPRINLPPGHIILVADDSPVARTVIELGLKAMGAPYIMTKTGKEAWERIQALSEEAEAEGKTIYDRISVVLTDLEMPEMDGFTLTRHIKLNPKFKSLPVVIHSSLTGTTNENHVKKVGADGYVAKFSPRELAATIRSVLPGSA from the coding sequence ATGAAAAATACCCAGCATGAGATCGAAGAACGCACCAAGCTAGCGGGCAACAACAAGTTTGAGCTGCTGCTGTTTCGCTTGGGCGAAGCACCGCACCTTGCACAGCGCGAGCTCTTTGGGATCAACGTATTTAAGGTAAGAGAAGTGCTGGTCATGCCCCCGGTTACGGCGTTGGCAAATGCCCATGAACACTTGATGGGGGTAGCCAATATTCGCGGACAGATCATCCCCGTCATCAACCTGCCAGCTGTGGTGGGTTGCACGCCCAAAAAAGGCCTGACCATTTTGATGGTCACAGAATTTGGTCGCACCGTGCAAGCATTTGCGGTGGAAGACGTGCGAGAGATCGTCCGACTCGATTGGGACCAAGTGCTGCCCGCTGAGAGCAGCCACGCTGGTGCCTTGATTACCGGCATCGCACGGCTTGATGGTGCCACCGCCAACACGCGGCTCGCTCAGGTACTGGACGTGGAGCAGATTCTCAAGACCGTCATGCCTGTAACCACGGAGGAAATAAGCAAGGAAGTGGTAGGCCCGCGTATCAACCTGCCCCCTGGACATATCATTTTGGTTGCGGACGATTCGCCCGTCGCACGCACCGTCATTGAGCTGGGCTTGAAGGCCATGGGGGCCCCTTACATCATGACCAAGACAGGTAAAGAAGCGTGGGAGCGCATACAAGCCTTATCGGAAGAAGCTGAGGCGGAAGGCAAAACCATCTACGACCGCATTTCTGTGGTTTTGACCGATCTGGAAATGCCAGAGATGGATGGATTCACTCTGACCCGGCACATCAAGCTCAACCCCAAGTTCAAATCCCTGCCTGTAGTGATCCACTCGTCACTCACCGGAACGACCAATGAAAATCATGTCAAAAAAGTAGGTGCTGATGGTTACGTGGCCAAATTCTCCCCGCGTGAGCTAGCAGCCACCATTCGCAGCGTTCTGCCTGGAAGCGCATAG
- a CDS encoding chemotaxis protein CheW, with translation MNTAETEVMTTNALEGPSKQYLTFALEEETFAMDIRSVREIIQHASMTVVPLMPNFVRGVINLRGAVVPVIDLRARFGWPAARVGKKTCIVIFDATSNHEKMELGLMVDAVSEVIDIADSNIETPPQFGTAIRRDFIQGMGKVGGAFIIVLEPSRALNIDDMAALVEQAQAT, from the coding sequence ATGAACACCGCAGAAACCGAGGTAATGACGACCAACGCGCTTGAGGGTCCATCGAAACAGTATTTGACGTTTGCGCTGGAGGAAGAGACCTTTGCAATGGACATTCGCAGCGTGCGCGAAATCATTCAGCATGCGTCCATGACGGTGGTTCCTTTAATGCCCAATTTCGTTCGCGGTGTCATTAATTTGCGGGGCGCCGTAGTCCCTGTGATTGACCTGCGCGCCCGTTTTGGCTGGCCAGCGGCCCGCGTCGGAAAAAAAACCTGCATCGTCATCTTTGACGCCACTAGCAACCACGAAAAAATGGAACTCGGCCTCATGGTAGACGCGGTGAGCGAGGTGATCGACATCGCCGACTCCAACATTGAAACTCCGCCTCAGTTTGGCACCGCCATTCGGCGGGACTTCATACAAGGCATGGGCAAAGTGGGCGGGGCCTTCATCATTGTTTTAGAGCCGTCGCGCGCCTTGAACATCGACGACATGGCAGCTTTGGTGGAGCAAGCGCAAGCGACCTAA
- the pyk gene encoding pyruvate kinase — MPRRATKIVATLGPASSDPALLEQMIRAGVNVVRLNFSHGKAQDHIDRARLVREAAIRAGREVAIMADLQGPKIRVGKFAEGKVMLEPGQKFVLDAARTELGDIDAVGLDYKALPREVKSGDVLLLNDGLIVITVDSVKGEQVFTTVKLGGELSNNKGINKQGGGLTAPALTGKDMEDIRTAMSFQADYVAVSFPKNATDMEMARQLCNVAAAEYNHVPSLIAKIERAEAIPRLEEILLASDGIMVARGDLAVEVGNAAVPALQKRMIKLARAHDKVVITATQMMESMITNPVPTRAEVSDVANAVLDGTDAVMLSAETAAGKYPLETVIEMAKICLAAESGEHVKLDADFTGKTFHRIDQTIAMGALFTAHHLDAKAIVAMTDSGSTALWMSRHLVHVPIYALTPKVATQRKMTLYRNVRPLLMGTSADRDTALQDAENHLKSRGIVQKGDVYAITCGEPMGAPGGTNMLKICAVS; from the coding sequence ATGCCCCGTCGCGCAACAAAAATCGTAGCTACTCTCGGCCCAGCATCCAGTGATCCAGCGTTGCTGGAGCAAATGATTCGCGCCGGTGTCAACGTGGTGCGATTGAATTTCAGCCATGGAAAGGCACAAGACCACATTGACCGCGCCCGCTTGGTACGTGAGGCTGCTATTCGTGCAGGGCGTGAGGTCGCCATCATGGCCGACCTGCAAGGACCCAAGATCCGTGTGGGCAAGTTTGCTGAAGGCAAGGTCATGCTGGAGCCTGGCCAAAAGTTTGTTCTGGACGCCGCTCGCACGGAACTCGGCGACATTGACGCGGTGGGACTCGACTACAAAGCACTTCCACGTGAAGTGAAGTCAGGCGACGTATTGCTACTCAACGACGGCTTGATCGTGATCACAGTCGACTCGGTCAAAGGTGAACAAGTGTTTACCACCGTGAAGTTGGGCGGGGAGTTGTCGAACAACAAGGGCATCAACAAGCAAGGCGGTGGCTTGACCGCCCCGGCTCTTACAGGCAAAGACATGGAAGACATCCGCACGGCGATGAGCTTCCAGGCGGACTATGTGGCAGTGAGCTTTCCCAAGAACGCCACCGACATGGAAATGGCGCGCCAACTGTGCAATGTGGCCGCAGCAGAATACAACCACGTTCCTAGCCTGATTGCCAAAATTGAACGCGCAGAAGCCATTCCTCGCTTGGAAGAAATTTTGCTTGCCAGTGACGGCATCATGGTCGCTCGGGGTGACTTGGCGGTAGAGGTGGGCAATGCCGCTGTGCCTGCTCTGCAAAAACGCATGATCAAGTTGGCTCGTGCGCACGACAAGGTGGTCATTACCGCCACGCAGATGATGGAGTCCATGATCACCAACCCCGTGCCCACCCGTGCGGAAGTCAGCGATGTAGCCAATGCGGTACTGGACGGCACCGATGCGGTGATGTTGTCTGCAGAAACTGCAGCAGGCAAGTACCCATTGGAAACCGTGATTGAAATGGCCAAAATTTGCCTCGCTGCCGAGAGTGGAGAGCACGTGAAGCTCGACGCAGACTTCACGGGAAAAACCTTCCACCGTATTGACCAAACCATCGCTATGGGGGCCCTGTTTACAGCCCACCATTTGGATGCTAAAGCCATTGTGGCAATGACCGACAGCGGCTCTACAGCCCTTTGGATGAGCCGTCATTTGGTGCATGTCCCCATCTATGCATTGACGCCCAAAGTAGCCACACAGCGCAAGATGACTCTGTACCGCAACGTACGCCCCTTGCTGATGGGCACTAGCGCTGACCGTGACACGGCGTTGCAAGATGCTGAGAACCATCTGAAGTCCCGTGGCATTGTGCAAAAGGGCGACGTTTACGCCATTACTTGCGGCGAGCCCATGGGGGCACCTGGCGGCACCAATATGCTGAAAATTTGCGCGGTCAGTTAA
- a CDS encoding CheR family methyltransferase: MAAITFSDAQFKTIGDIMYEAVGLSYSDSKKSLIQSRLAPRIQRLGLEGFADYIAILQDETQASEFQMAVDLLTTNETYFFREPKHYELLEAELSARKSKEPLSIWSAASSFGDEAYSTAMLLSDMQISGKIGPEWSILGTDISHRVLLSAKEGVYPQDRLRDVSADRLRRYCLRGEGESEGQSMVHEKIRSRVQFGQLNLCKPFEGLGPFDVVFLRNVLIYFDAPTKRDVVDRVLQTLKPGGLFFLGTAEGRAQCDTPLITVQPGAFRKVA, translated from the coding sequence ATGGCCGCAATCACCTTTAGCGACGCGCAGTTCAAGACCATCGGCGACATCATGTACGAAGCCGTTGGCCTTTCGTACAGCGACTCCAAGAAGTCTTTGATCCAGTCCCGTTTGGCGCCTCGTATTCAACGCCTTGGGCTTGAAGGTTTTGCAGATTACATCGCTATCTTGCAAGACGAGACGCAGGCAAGCGAATTCCAAATGGCGGTTGACCTACTTACGACCAATGAAACCTATTTTTTTCGCGAGCCCAAGCATTACGAGCTGCTGGAGGCCGAACTTAGCGCCCGCAAGAGCAAAGAACCTTTGAGCATTTGGAGCGCAGCATCCTCATTTGGGGACGAGGCTTACAGCACAGCCATGCTGCTGTCAGACATGCAGATATCCGGAAAAATAGGGCCTGAGTGGAGTATTTTGGGGACCGATATCAGCCATCGGGTGTTGCTCAGTGCCAAGGAGGGCGTGTACCCCCAAGACCGTCTGCGCGATGTCTCAGCCGATCGCCTGCGCCGCTACTGCTTAAGGGGCGAAGGGGAGTCGGAGGGACAGTCCATGGTCCACGAAAAAATTCGCTCACGTGTGCAGTTTGGGCAGCTCAACCTTTGCAAGCCTTTTGAAGGCTTGGGGCCCTTTGACGTCGTGTTTTTGCGCAATGTGTTGATTTACTTTGATGCTCCGACCAAGCGCGATGTGGTAGACCGCGTGCTACAAACACTCAAGCCCGGGGGTCTATTCTTTTTGGGTACCGCGGAAGGTCGTGCGCAATGTGACACCCCATTGATTACCGTTCAACCCGGCGCATTTAGAAAGGTGGCATGA
- a CDS encoding chemotaxis protein CheD, with translation MSNQSYDLMPGDVAIGFVGDELKTLLGSCVSVILTDPRRTVGAMCHIVHVGISQTNSAHNTAFGNAAMADMFGRLRAIGITPHLCDAYVYGGGNMFPHLFREKHVGASNTEWVLGFLQQHRIAVVEQHVGGAGYRKVSWTVGPHEPVVETVFSDQGQLYER, from the coding sequence ATGAGCAACCAAAGCTATGACCTCATGCCGGGCGATGTGGCTATCGGCTTTGTAGGCGACGAGCTCAAAACTTTGTTGGGATCGTGCGTTAGCGTCATCTTGACCGATCCTAGACGCACCGTCGGGGCCATGTGCCATATCGTTCATGTGGGGATCTCCCAAACCAATAGCGCGCACAACACCGCGTTTGGGAACGCAGCGATGGCGGACATGTTCGGACGCTTGCGAGCCATTGGCATCACGCCACACTTGTGTGACGCCTACGTCTACGGGGGTGGAAACATGTTTCCCCACTTGTTTCGCGAGAAGCACGTGGGAGCGAGCAACACAGAGTGGGTGCTGGGCTTTTTGCAGCAGCACCGCATTGCGGTGGTAGAACAGCATGTAGGGGGAGCAGGTTATCGCAAGGTGTCCTGGACAGTAGGGCCCCATGAGCCCGTAGTGGAAACTGTTTTTTCAGATCAAGGACAACTCTATGAGCGTTAA
- the fba gene encoding class II fructose-bisphosphate aldolase (catalyzes the reversible aldol condensation of dihydroxyacetonephosphate and glyceraldehyde 3-phosphate in the Calvin cycle, glycolysis, and/or gluconeogenesis), with protein sequence MALVSMRELLDHAAVNNYGIPAFNVNNLEQVQAIMEAAKEVGAPVIMQASAGARKYAGEGFLKHLILAAVESYPEIPVVMHQDHGQSPDVCQGAINLGFSSVMMDGSLMSDGKTIASYEYNVEVTRKVVDLAHKVGVTVEGELGCLGSLETMQGDKEDGHGTDDIMTREQLLTDPEQAADFVKRTQLDALAIAIGTSHGAYKFTRKPTGDILAIERIKEIHQRLPNTHLVMHGSSSVPQDLLAIINEYGGSMKQTYGVPVEEIQRSIQFGVRKINIDTDIRMAMTAAVRKFLVENPEKFDAREWLKPAREAAKKLCKQRYMEFGCEGQAAKIKGHSLSIVAGQYARGELKQVVQ encoded by the coding sequence ATGGCACTCGTTTCCATGCGCGAATTGCTGGACCATGCAGCAGTAAACAACTACGGCATACCGGCCTTTAACGTCAATAACCTGGAGCAAGTCCAGGCCATCATGGAGGCGGCCAAAGAAGTGGGCGCCCCCGTCATCATGCAAGCTAGCGCAGGCGCGCGCAAATACGCAGGCGAAGGTTTTCTTAAGCATTTGATCCTTGCCGCTGTCGAGAGCTACCCTGAGATTCCGGTTGTGATGCACCAAGATCATGGCCAAAGCCCAGACGTGTGCCAAGGTGCCATCAACCTTGGATTCAGCTCGGTGATGATGGACGGGTCACTCATGTCCGATGGCAAAACCATTGCCAGCTACGAGTACAACGTCGAAGTCACCCGCAAGGTGGTCGACCTGGCCCACAAAGTAGGCGTCACAGTCGAGGGTGAGTTGGGTTGCCTAGGTTCTTTGGAAACCATGCAAGGCGACAAAGAAGATGGCCACGGCACCGACGACATCATGACCCGAGAACAACTGCTCACCGACCCTGAGCAGGCCGCTGACTTTGTCAAGCGCACCCAGTTAGATGCACTGGCAATTGCCATTGGCACAAGCCATGGTGCCTACAAGTTCACCCGTAAGCCCACAGGTGACATATTGGCAATTGAGCGCATCAAGGAAATCCACCAACGCCTGCCCAACACCCACTTGGTGATGCACGGCTCTAGCAGCGTACCGCAAGACCTGTTGGCCATCATTAACGAGTACGGTGGATCCATGAAGCAAACTTACGGGGTGCCGGTCGAAGAAATTCAGCGCTCCATCCAGTTCGGCGTACGCAAGATCAATATCGACACCGACATCCGCATGGCCATGACCGCTGCAGTGCGCAAGTTCTTGGTGGAGAACCCCGAAAAGTTCGACGCCCGCGAGTGGCTCAAGCCCGCCCGTGAAGCAGCCAAAAAGCTGTGCAAACAACGCTACATGGAGTTTGGCTGCGAAGGCCAAGCGGCCAAGATCAAAGGCCACTCATTGAGCATCGTGGCAGGGCAATACGCCCGCGGCGAACTCAAGCAAGTCGTACAGTAA
- a CDS encoding protein-glutamate methylesterase/protein-glutamine glutaminase, which yields MSVKVFVVDDSAVVRQALAHMLSGNPEVELIGSAPNPLLAMEMIKKRAPDVLLLDIEMPGMDGLTFLRQIMASNPIPTVICSTLSTEGSKVALEALSAGAVAVLAKPKLGLKQFLDDSRREMIQTLKTAARSKPRARGTHVEAISHTRTTPTRAAGLSSVHALAMNKPVVIGSSTGGTQALEVVLLSLPADAPGIAITQHMPEKFTAMYASRLDGVCAMNVREAKEGDRLERGVALIAPGGRHMQLFKSAGQYFVHVVDGPPVNRHKPSVDVLFRSAAECAGADALGIIMTGMGDDGARGMKLMHDGGARTIAQNEETCVVFGMPKEAIKLQAVDDIMPLEHIARAILQFDSRA from the coding sequence ATGAGCGTTAAAGTATTTGTGGTGGATGACTCGGCTGTGGTGCGTCAAGCGCTGGCGCACATGCTGTCTGGCAATCCAGAGGTGGAGCTGATTGGCAGCGCGCCCAACCCTCTGCTGGCCATGGAGATGATCAAGAAGCGAGCGCCTGACGTGCTCCTGCTCGACATCGAAATGCCAGGCATGGACGGCCTTACCTTTTTGCGCCAAATCATGGCTAGTAACCCGATACCTACCGTGATTTGCTCCACGCTCTCAACCGAAGGCAGCAAGGTTGCTCTAGAAGCATTGTCTGCGGGAGCCGTCGCGGTTTTGGCTAAGCCAAAGCTCGGACTCAAGCAGTTTTTGGATGATTCCCGCAGGGAAATGATTCAAACACTCAAGACGGCGGCACGATCCAAGCCCCGTGCACGCGGCACGCACGTAGAGGCCATTTCCCACACAAGAACAACGCCTACTCGTGCCGCCGGCTTGTCTTCAGTGCATGCGCTGGCCATGAACAAGCCTGTGGTGATCGGTAGCTCCACGGGGGGTACTCAGGCGCTGGAAGTCGTATTGCTAAGCCTCCCTGCAGATGCGCCAGGCATCGCAATCACGCAGCACATGCCTGAAAAATTCACCGCCATGTACGCTTCTCGCCTAGATGGTGTTTGCGCTATGAATGTCCGTGAAGCCAAGGAGGGAGATCGGCTAGAGCGAGGCGTTGCCCTTATTGCACCGGGTGGCCGCCATATGCAGCTGTTCAAGTCGGCGGGGCAGTACTTTGTGCATGTCGTAGATGGCCCGCCCGTGAACCGACACAAGCCCTCGGTAGATGTGTTGTTCAGGTCGGCTGCTGAATGTGCAGGAGCGGACGCACTAGGCATCATCATGACCGGCATGGGGGATGACGGCGCGCGAGGTATGAAGCTGATGCACGACGGTGGCGCAAGGACCATTGCCCAAAACGAAGAAACCTGTGTCGTTTTTGGCATGCCCAAAGAGGCCATCAAGCTGCAAGCGGTGGATGACATCATGCCCTTGGAGCACATTGCGCGCGCTATTTTGCAGTTCGACTCAAGGGCGTGA